The following are from one region of the Methanoculleus caldifontis genome:
- a CDS encoding DUF655 domain-containing protein: MRTEKKEENAIVIDILPMGYANDQRPVYKREPVVLAVGVDQFKLLELVPKTGANIQVYDRVYIGDAEREKIERVKRRMSYEDLTATAKLELPFVVEQIVRENESRFVDFFNKSVPITPKFHMLHLLPGIGKKLMWEIIEQRGKKPFESFADISARIKSLPHPDRMIINRILHEIEDPEEKYHVFTSK, translated from the coding sequence GTGAGGACCGAAAAGAAAGAGGAGAACGCTATAGTCATCGATATCCTTCCAATGGGATATGCGAACGACCAGCGTCCTGTCTACAAGCGCGAACCGGTCGTCCTCGCCGTCGGCGTGGACCAGTTCAAGTTGCTCGAGCTCGTCCCGAAGACGGGTGCGAACATCCAGGTCTACGACCGGGTCTACATCGGCGATGCGGAGCGGGAGAAGATTGAGCGGGTCAAGCGGCGGATGAGCTACGAGGACCTGACGGCGACGGCGAAGCTCGAGTTGCCGTTCGTGGTCGAGCAGATCGTCCGCGAGAACGAGTCGAGGTTCGTCGACTTCTTCAACAAGTCCGTTCCCATCACGCCGAAGTTCCACATGCTGCACCTGCTTCCCGGCATCGGGAAGAAACTGATGTGGGAGATCATCGAGCAGCGGGGGAAGAAGCCGTTTGAGTCCTTTGCGGACATCTCTGCACGGATCAAGTCGCTCCCGCACCCCGACCGGATGATCATCAACCGGATCCTGCACGAGATCGAGGATCCGGAAGAGAAGTATCACGTCTTTACGTCGAAATGA
- the trmY gene encoding tRNA (pseudouridine(54)-N(1))-methyltransferase TrmY, with protein sequence MKRFAVVGHLAATSGAFSLNDLAGSGGRMDVLCRCINSSFFLSHDLRRDVECYLILCGEPGPEKTVLFRGSEVRYLSPDERSSAALIKKALSIPCGDSFRESTPGVYVRRGGLSRLLAEIPFAVLDEGGEDIRAASALPENYLLSDHHNLTAEEGALVEGYRSYSVGPRSLHADHTITVLLNEMDRREA encoded by the coding sequence ATGAAGCGCTTTGCCGTCGTGGGCCACCTGGCCGCAACCAGCGGCGCCTTCAGCCTGAACGACCTTGCCGGCAGCGGCGGAAGGATGGACGTCCTCTGCCGCTGCATCAACTCCTCGTTCTTTCTCTCCCACGATCTCCGGCGCGACGTCGAGTGTTACCTCATCCTCTGCGGAGAGCCCGGCCCCGAGAAGACCGTCCTCTTCAGAGGAAGCGAGGTCCGCTACCTCTCGCCGGACGAGCGGAGCAGCGCCGCCCTGATCAAGAAGGCGCTCTCGATCCCCTGCGGCGACTCTTTCCGGGAGTCGACGCCGGGGGTCTACGTCCGCCGCGGCGGGTTGTCGAGGCTTCTCGCCGAGATCCCGTTCGCGGTCCTCGACGAGGGCGGGGAGGATATCCGGGCGGCCTCAGCCCTTCCGGAGAACTATCTCCTCTCCGACCACCACAACCTCACGGCCGAAGAGGGGGCTCTGGTCGAGGGGTATCGCAGTTACTCGGTCGGACCGCGGTCGCTGCACGCCGATCACACTATCACCGTCCTCTTAAATGAGATGGACCGGAGGGAAGCCTGA
- a CDS encoding tRNA pseudouridine(54/55) synthase Pus10 encodes MEIIEEVEAILGYGETCDRCLGRFFGKRSFGLTNEERGRALRITRELAANVPHREADHGSCWICGGELYRVDEWAAKVVEAVQGLEFETFLVGTKVPPLVAESEEMVWSDLALRDPEPLKAEMNREVGKAVSVLAGKTADLKRPDIVVILDLSEGTVEVQVNPIYFVGRYLKYERGIPQTHWDCRACRGAGCEKCNFTGKQYADSVEELIGRPVIEAFDAENAVLHGAGREDIDARMLGSGRPFVMEVEVPRRRSVDLAALEEEINRNADGRVGVHLTGWADRKTVQSLKSDQAHKKYRILVETDASVTPEEFGAALDQLKGVTIRQRTPIRVSHRRADKVRERQVLDIQCTGTQDDRYWVEVVGEAGLYIKELVSGDSGRTQPSLAQILGRTARVVSLDVVLVKTANEYGE; translated from the coding sequence ATGGAAATCATAGAAGAGGTAGAAGCAATCCTTGGATACGGCGAGACCTGCGACCGCTGTCTCGGCCGGTTCTTCGGGAAGCGGTCGTTTGGACTGACAAACGAGGAACGGGGCCGGGCGCTCCGGATCACGCGCGAACTTGCGGCGAACGTGCCCCACCGGGAGGCCGACCACGGTTCCTGCTGGATCTGCGGCGGCGAACTCTACCGCGTCGACGAGTGGGCGGCGAAGGTCGTCGAAGCGGTCCAGGGTCTCGAGTTCGAGACCTTCCTCGTGGGGACGAAGGTTCCGCCGCTCGTCGCGGAGAGCGAGGAGATGGTCTGGAGCGATCTCGCTCTCCGCGACCCCGAACCGCTGAAGGCCGAGATGAACCGGGAGGTCGGCAAAGCCGTCTCGGTGCTGGCGGGCAAGACGGCCGACCTGAAGAGGCCCGACATCGTCGTGATCCTCGATCTCTCGGAGGGGACCGTCGAGGTGCAGGTCAACCCCATCTACTTTGTCGGTCGCTACCTGAAGTACGAGCGGGGGATCCCGCAGACCCACTGGGACTGCCGGGCCTGCCGGGGAGCCGGGTGCGAGAAGTGCAACTTCACCGGCAAGCAGTACGCGGACTCCGTCGAGGAACTGATCGGCCGGCCGGTCATCGAGGCCTTCGACGCGGAGAACGCCGTCCTCCACGGCGCCGGCCGGGAGGACATCGATGCAAGGATGCTCGGGTCGGGCCGCCCCTTCGTGATGGAGGTCGAGGTGCCGCGGAGACGGTCGGTGGACCTCGCGGCCCTCGAGGAAGAGATCAACCGGAACGCCGACGGCCGGGTGGGTGTCCACCTGACCGGATGGGCGGACCGGAAGACGGTGCAAAGCCTTAAATCAGACCAGGCGCATAAAAAATACAGGATCCTGGTCGAGACAGACGCCTCCGTAACGCCAGAGGAGTTCGGAGCGGCCCTCGATCAGTTAAAAGGTGTAACGATACGACAGCGCACCCCCATCCGGGTGTCACACCGACGGGCAGATAAAGTCCGGGAACGGCAGGTCCTCGATATCCAGTGTACAGGCACACAAGACGACAGATACTGGGTGGAAGTCGTCGGCGAAGCAGGCCTCTACATCAAAGAACTGGTATCGGGTGACAGCGGCAGAACCCAGCCCAGCCTCGCCCAGATCCTGGGGCGCACCGCACGTGTTGTCAGCCTCGATGTAGTGCTGGTCAAAACAGCGAACGAGTATGGTGAGTAA
- a CDS encoding 50S ribosomal protein L21e: protein MAHHNGPRKKTRYKFKKDLRKRGIPPVTSVIQNFEIGQKVHVVVEPSVQKGMPHRRFHGKTGTVIGQRGRAWLLEVRDGDTMKQVIARPQHLKAQKV from the coding sequence ATGGCACATCATAATGGACCACGCAAGAAGACGCGGTATAAGTTCAAGAAGGACCTCCGAAAACGCGGTATCCCCCCGGTCACCTCGGTGATCCAGAATTTCGAGATCGGGCAGAAGGTGCACGTTGTCGTCGAGCCGAGTGTCCAGAAGGGCATGCCCCACCGGAGATTCCACGGTAAGACCGGCACGGTCATCGGGCAGCGCGGACGCGCATGGCTCCTCGAGGTCAGGGACGGAGATACGATGAAACAGGTGATTGCGAGACCGCAACATCTAAAAGCGCAGAAAGTATAG
- a CDS encoding HemK2/MTQ2 family protein methyltransferase — protein sequence MNRGEVPDQVYPPAEDSFLLLRAALREVRETDRVLEVGTGSGYVAAGLLDRAAAVVATDINPHAVACARSRGVAAVRTDLFAGLSGPFDLILFNPPYLPTAPEERIDDWLEYALDGGPTGRVTIEKFAADVGRVLSPFGRVLLLVSSLTDPSAVRGLFARAGFVSFIVDEERLEGETLYVLRAMRDLCRMGL from the coding sequence GTGAACCGCGGCGAGGTTCCCGATCAGGTCTATCCGCCAGCCGAGGACTCGTTTCTCCTCCTCAGGGCGGCGCTCCGGGAGGTCCGGGAGACCGACCGGGTGCTGGAGGTCGGGACCGGGAGCGGCTACGTCGCGGCCGGACTTCTCGACCGGGCGGCGGCGGTCGTCGCGACCGACATCAACCCCCATGCGGTGGCATGCGCCCGCTCGCGCGGGGTCGCGGCGGTCCGGACCGACCTTTTTGCGGGGCTATCGGGGCCCTTCGACCTCATCCTCTTCAACCCGCCCTACCTCCCGACCGCTCCCGAGGAGCGGATCGACGACTGGCTGGAGTACGCCCTCGACGGCGGGCCGACGGGGAGGGTGACGATAGAGAAGTTCGCCGCGGATGTAGGCCGGGTGCTCTCGCCCTTCGGGCGGGTTCTCCTCCTGGTCTCGTCCCTGACCGATCCTTCCGCGGTGAGGGGACTCTTCGCCCGTGCGGGTTTCGTCTCGTTCATCGTCGACGAGGAGAGGCTCGAGGGCGAGACCCTCTACGTCCTCCGGGCGATGCGGGACCTCTGCCGGATGGGGTTGTGA
- a CDS encoding RNA polymerase Rpb4 family protein, whose product MKVKRIVSEERMLLPELRETLLTVEAARLESGEEMSYELRKSIEHANHLSKTTAEKAHDLVAELVKLEKMKEDIAFRIANLMPRTRDELRAIYAKERFNLTTEELDEILDLVMTHF is encoded by the coding sequence ATGAAGGTAAAACGGATCGTTAGCGAAGAGCGGATGCTGCTTCCCGAACTGCGTGAAACGCTTCTTACGGTGGAGGCAGCCCGGCTTGAGTCCGGCGAGGAGATGTCTTACGAACTTCGTAAGAGTATCGAGCATGCCAACCACCTCTCAAAGACCACCGCCGAGAAGGCCCACGACCTCGTCGCCGAGCTTGTGAAGCTCGAGAAGATGAAGGAGGATATCGCCTTCCGCATCGCGAACCTGATGCCGCGGACCCGGGACGAACTGCGTGCTATCTACGCTAAAGAACGGTTCAACCTTACGACGGAAGAGCTCGACGAGATCCTCGATCTGGTAATGACTCACTTCTGA
- the rsmA gene encoding 16S rRNA (adenine(1518)-N(6)/adenine(1519)-N(6))-dimethyltransferase RsmA, with protein MSAPRDQHFLVDRRAVERIAGSVEVSGRRVLEIGPGEGILTRALLDRGAHVIAVEIDPALVEELELTFADELEEGRLEIVPGDAKKVEIPPFDLVVANLPYSVSSKITFRLLDIGFEVAVLMYQKEFAQRMIAQPGTSDVGRLSVMVQTYASVKPILELSPASFRPRPQVRSWVVRITPHEPPYPITDRKVYADVVRVLFSHRRKTIRKALRLGEDAFASETIERAIAALPEDLLQRRPEDLTLEEFALVANTLAGC; from the coding sequence ATGAGCGCTCCAAGAGATCAGCACTTCCTCGTCGACCGGAGGGCCGTCGAGAGGATTGCGGGTTCGGTCGAGGTCTCCGGTCGGCGGGTGCTCGAGATCGGGCCGGGCGAGGGGATCCTCACTCGCGCCCTCCTCGACCGTGGTGCGCACGTCATCGCGGTGGAGATCGATCCCGCTCTTGTGGAAGAACTCGAGTTGACCTTCGCCGACGAGCTTGAGGAAGGCCGTCTCGAGATAGTCCCCGGCGATGCGAAGAAGGTGGAGATCCCGCCGTTCGACCTCGTCGTCGCGAACCTCCCTTATTCTGTCTCTTCTAAGATCACCTTCCGACTGCTCGATATCGGGTTTGAGGTCGCGGTCCTGATGTACCAGAAGGAGTTTGCCCAGCGGATGATCGCGCAGCCGGGGACGTCCGATGTGGGCCGGCTCTCGGTGATGGTCCAGACCTATGCGTCGGTCAAACCCATCCTCGAGCTCTCGCCCGCCTCCTTCCGGCCGAGGCCCCAGGTCCGCTCCTGGGTTGTCAGGATCACTCCGCACGAACCGCCGTACCCGATAACTGACCGGAAGGTCTACGCCGACGTCGTCCGGGTGCTCTTCTCCCACCGGCGAAAGACCATCAGGAAGGCGCTCAGGCTCGGGGAGGATGCGTTTGCCTCCGAGACGATCGAGCGGGCGATCGCGGCCCTCCCCGAAGATCTTCTCCAGCGGCGGCCCGAAGACCTGACGCTTGAGGAGTTCGCGCTGGTGGCAAACACGCTCGCCGGGTGCTGA